The Urbifossiella limnaea genome has a window encoding:
- the groL gene encoding chaperonin GroEL (60 kDa chaperone family; promotes refolding of misfolded polypeptides especially under stressful conditions; forms two stacked rings of heptamers to form a barrel-shaped 14mer; ends can be capped by GroES; misfolded proteins enter the barrel where they are refolded when GroES binds), translating into MAKQLLYTDDARKKLLQGAEKLARAVGVTLGPTGRNVIIDKSFGGPTVTKDGVTVSKEIDLPDAFENMGAKLVNAVAQKTSDNAGDGTTTATVLALAIYQEGLRYTTIGGNPMAVKRGIDKAVSKAVEYLEGTLTKRLTKKEEMQHVASISANNDPKIGALMADAFEKVGKDGVITVEEGKTSDTVLDFVEGMQFDKGYISPYFAANSPDLKWEPENVLVLLYEKKLSNVREFLPLLEKVAQARRPLLIVAEDVESEALAMLVVNKLRGLVEVCAVKAPGFGDRRKAMMEDMAVLTGGTFVSEDRGIKLENVTLEMLGTADRVSVEKENCTIIVEKLEKKRKEAIEARVQTIRTQMDQTESEYDKEKFSERLAKLVGGVAIIKVGAATEAEMKQTKGRVEDALHATRAAVAEGIVAGGGTALLRCVPVVEALAEKLKGDERNGAEIVARALQKPVRTIAENCGKDGAVVADEVANQKNATYGYDANNDDYVDMFKAGIVDPLRVTRNALQNAASIAGLMLTTEVMITKIDEDDKKSKVAGAVA; encoded by the coding sequence ATGGCGAAGCAGCTGCTGTACACCGACGACGCCCGCAAGAAGCTCCTCCAGGGCGCCGAGAAGTTGGCCCGCGCGGTCGGCGTCACGCTCGGGCCGACCGGCCGGAACGTCATCATCGACAAGTCGTTCGGCGGCCCCACCGTCACCAAGGACGGCGTCACCGTCTCGAAGGAAATCGACCTGCCGGACGCCTTCGAGAACATGGGCGCCAAGCTGGTCAACGCCGTCGCCCAGAAGACCTCCGACAACGCCGGCGACGGCACCACCACCGCCACCGTGCTGGCGCTGGCCATCTACCAGGAAGGCCTGCGGTACACGACCATCGGCGGCAACCCGATGGCCGTGAAGCGCGGCATCGACAAGGCCGTCAGCAAGGCCGTCGAGTACCTCGAAGGCACGCTCACCAAGCGGCTCACCAAGAAGGAGGAGATGCAGCACGTCGCCAGCATCTCCGCCAACAACGACCCGAAGATCGGCGCCCTCATGGCCGACGCCTTCGAGAAGGTCGGCAAGGACGGCGTCATTACCGTGGAAGAGGGCAAGACCTCCGACACGGTGCTCGACTTCGTCGAGGGGATGCAGTTCGACAAGGGCTACATCTCGCCGTACTTCGCCGCCAACAGCCCGGACCTGAAGTGGGAGCCGGAGAACGTCCTCGTGCTGCTGTACGAGAAGAAGCTCTCCAACGTCCGCGAGTTCCTGCCGCTGCTCGAGAAGGTGGCGCAGGCCCGCCGGCCGCTGCTCATCGTCGCCGAGGACGTGGAGAGCGAGGCGCTGGCGATGCTCGTGGTCAACAAGCTCCGCGGGCTCGTCGAGGTGTGCGCGGTCAAGGCCCCCGGGTTCGGCGACCGCCGCAAGGCGATGATGGAGGACATGGCCGTCCTCACCGGCGGCACGTTCGTGAGCGAGGACCGCGGCATCAAGCTGGAGAACGTCACGCTCGAGATGCTCGGCACGGCCGACCGGGTGAGCGTGGAGAAGGAGAACTGCACGATCATCGTCGAGAAGCTGGAGAAGAAGCGGAAGGAGGCCATCGAGGCCCGCGTGCAGACGATCCGCACCCAGATGGACCAGACCGAGAGCGAGTACGACAAGGAGAAGTTCTCCGAGCGGCTGGCGAAGCTGGTCGGCGGCGTGGCGATCATCAAGGTCGGGGCCGCGACCGAGGCCGAGATGAAGCAGACGAAGGGCCGCGTCGAGGACGCCCTGCACGCGACCCGCGCCGCGGTCGCCGAGGGGATCGTCGCCGGCGGCGGCACCGCCCTGCTCCGCTGCGTGCCGGTCGTCGAGGCGCTGGCCGAGAAGCTCAAGGGCGACGAGCGGAACGGCGCCGAGATCGTGGCCCGCGCCTTGCAGAAGCCGGTCCGCACGATCGCCGAGAACTGCGGCAAGGACGGCGCCGTGGTGGCCGACGAGGTGGCGAACCAGAAGAACGCGACCTACGGCTACGACGCCAACAACGACGACTACGTGGACATGTTCAAGGCCGGGATCGTGGACCCCCTGCGGGTGACGCGGAACGCCCTGCAGAACGCCGCCAGCATCGCCGGGCTGATGCTGACGACCGAGGTGATGATCACCAAGATCGACGAGGACGACAAGAAGTCGAAGGTCGCCGGCGCCGTCGCGTGA
- the groES gene encoding co-chaperone GroES: MAKKDAPLSLRPLDDRVVVEPTDAEEKTAGGILLPDTAKQKPQQGKVVAVGPGKLSDKGVRTAVGVKVGDTVIYGKYSGSDVEVSSKELKILRESDILAKLVK; this comes from the coding sequence ATGGCCAAGAAGGACGCCCCCCTGAGCCTCCGCCCGCTCGACGACCGCGTCGTGGTGGAGCCGACCGACGCCGAGGAGAAGACCGCCGGCGGCATCCTGCTGCCGGACACCGCCAAGCAGAAGCCGCAGCAGGGCAAGGTCGTGGCCGTCGGCCCCGGCAAGCTGTCCGACAAGGGCGTGCGGACGGCCGTCGGCGTGAAGGTCGGCGACACTGTGATCTACGGCAAGTACAGCGGCTCGGACGTGGAGGTCAGCAGCAAGGAGCTGAAGATCCTGCGCGAGAGCGACATCCTCGCCAAGCTGGTGAAGTAG
- the groL gene encoding chaperonin GroEL (60 kDa chaperone family; promotes refolding of misfolded polypeptides especially under stressful conditions; forms two stacked rings of heptamers to form a barrel-shaped 14mer; ends can be capped by GroES; misfolded proteins enter the barrel where they are refolded when GroES binds): MAAKQLQYADDARQKLLAGASKLARAVRSTLGPRGRNAVLDKGWGAPNVTKDGVTVAEDIELNDPFENMGAQLVKEAASKTSDIAGDGTTTATVLAEFIFREGLKAVAGGHDPMALVRGIQKGVDKVVEELHKIAEEIDPKDSKSITEVATISANNDRDIGSKLSEAMKKVGATNGVITVEEGKAADTVVNVVQGMQFDRGYLSPHFVNNPESVTCEFDNPYVLIFEEKVSTVKSLIPLLEWASKQKEPMVLIAEDFEGEALATLVLNKLKGILQVCAVKAPGYGDRRKAMLEDIAVLTGGKAIFKDLGVQLDAVSDGPKGEKVPTVVSYLGRCKRVRIDAENTTITEGKGKQAAIDGRAELIRKEIDKTDSEYDREKLQERLAKLAGGVAVIKVGGATETAMKERKALYEDALAATKAAIAEGIVPGGGVALLNARKGLDKLKLEGDEAEGARVLYRALEMPCRMIAENAGKDGTVVVSKILKAKDKNHGYNADTDEYTDLRKAGVVDPVKVTRSALQNGASVAGLLLTTEAMIADIPEPKKAGGGDHHHDDHGMGGGMGGMGGMGGMM; encoded by the coding sequence ATGGCAGCCAAGCAACTCCAGTACGCCGACGACGCCCGGCAGAAGCTCCTCGCCGGGGCCAGCAAGCTCGCCCGCGCCGTCCGCTCCACCCTCGGGCCGCGCGGCCGCAACGCTGTCCTCGACAAGGGCTGGGGCGCCCCCAACGTCACCAAGGACGGCGTCACCGTCGCCGAAGACATCGAGCTCAACGACCCGTTCGAGAACATGGGCGCCCAGCTCGTCAAGGAGGCCGCCAGCAAGACCTCCGACATCGCCGGCGACGGCACCACCACCGCCACCGTGCTGGCCGAGTTCATCTTCCGCGAAGGCCTCAAGGCCGTTGCCGGCGGGCACGACCCGATGGCGCTGGTCCGCGGCATCCAGAAGGGCGTCGACAAGGTGGTCGAGGAGCTCCACAAGATCGCCGAGGAGATCGACCCGAAGGACTCCAAGAGCATCACCGAAGTCGCCACCATCTCGGCCAACAACGACCGCGACATCGGCTCGAAGTTGTCCGAGGCCATGAAGAAGGTCGGTGCCACTAACGGCGTCATCACCGTGGAAGAGGGCAAGGCCGCCGACACGGTCGTGAACGTCGTCCAGGGGATGCAGTTCGACCGCGGCTACCTGTCGCCGCACTTCGTGAACAACCCCGAGTCGGTCACCTGCGAGTTCGACAACCCCTACGTCCTGATCTTCGAGGAGAAGGTCAGCACGGTGAAGAGCCTGATCCCGCTGCTCGAGTGGGCCAGCAAGCAGAAGGAGCCGATGGTCCTCATCGCCGAGGACTTCGAGGGCGAGGCGCTGGCCACGCTCGTGCTCAACAAGCTGAAGGGCATCCTCCAGGTCTGCGCCGTCAAGGCGCCCGGCTACGGCGACCGCCGCAAGGCCATGCTCGAAGACATCGCCGTGCTGACCGGCGGCAAGGCGATCTTCAAGGATCTGGGCGTGCAGCTCGACGCCGTCTCCGACGGGCCGAAGGGCGAGAAGGTGCCCACGGTCGTGAGCTACCTCGGCCGCTGCAAGCGCGTCCGCATCGACGCCGAGAACACGACCATCACCGAGGGCAAGGGGAAGCAGGCGGCCATCGACGGCCGGGCCGAGCTGATCCGCAAGGAGATCGACAAGACGGACAGCGAGTACGACCGCGAGAAGCTGCAGGAGCGGCTCGCCAAGCTGGCCGGCGGCGTGGCCGTCATCAAGGTCGGCGGCGCGACCGAGACGGCCATGAAGGAGCGGAAGGCGCTGTACGAGGACGCCCTGGCCGCGACCAAGGCCGCCATCGCCGAGGGGATCGTCCCCGGCGGCGGCGTGGCGCTGCTGAACGCCCGCAAGGGGCTGGACAAGCTGAAGCTCGAAGGCGACGAGGCGGAGGGCGCCCGGGTGCTGTACCGCGCCCTGGAGATGCCGTGCCGGATGATCGCCGAGAACGCCGGCAAGGACGGCACCGTCGTCGTCTCGAAGATTCTCAAGGCGAAGGACAAGAACCACGGCTACAACGCCGACACCGACGAGTACACCGACCTGCGCAAGGCGGGCGTGGTGGACCCGGTGAAGGTGACGCGGAGCGCCCTGCAGAACGGCGCGAGCGTGGCCGGCCTGCTACTCACGACCGAGGCCATGATCGCCGACATCCCCGAGCCGAAGAAGGCCGGCGGCGGCGACCACCACCACGACGACCACGGCATGGGCGGTGGGATGGGCGGCATGGGCGGCATGGGCGGCATGATGTAA
- a CDS encoding GNAT family N-acetyltransferase produces the protein MIRPTTSDDTAAILTLAVASGLFPPEATDDVAAVLRGSLAGENGPDHVWLTDDDIGPVGVAYYAPERMTDGTWNLYMLAVHPDRQRQGRGAALVRHVERELSTRGARVLLIETSGLAAFERTRAFYRALGYDEEARIREFYKAGDDKVVFRKALA, from the coding sequence ATGATTCGCCCGACAACGTCCGACGACACCGCCGCCATCCTCACCTTGGCTGTGGCGTCCGGCCTATTCCCTCCCGAAGCGACCGACGATGTCGCCGCCGTCTTGCGTGGGAGTCTGGCCGGTGAGAATGGTCCCGACCACGTGTGGCTGACCGACGACGACATCGGGCCGGTGGGTGTGGCGTACTACGCCCCGGAGCGGATGACGGACGGGACGTGGAACTTGTACATGCTCGCCGTCCACCCGGACCGCCAACGGCAGGGGCGGGGCGCGGCTCTGGTGCGCCACGTCGAGCGGGAGTTGTCGACCCGCGGTGCCCGGGTGCTCCTGATCGAGACATCGGGACTGGCGGCCTTCGAGCGGACGCGGGCGTTCTACCGGGCGCTCGGGTACGATGAGGAAGCCCGCATCCGCGAGTTCTATAAGGCTGGCGACGACAAGGTCGTGTTCCGCAAGGCGCTGGCGTAG
- a CDS encoding GNAT family N-acetyltransferase, whose product MIVSDRLTLVPATVALARAELADRGEFARQLDAVVPDNWPPESAADALPLFLSWLEAAPDRVGWFGWYALARDAGPPVLVGGGGFLGPPQDGAVQIGYSLLPEFQRRGYATEMVNGLVRWAFGQPGVEVIAAETEWANPASVRVLEKVGFTPAGSAAEPGGARFELRRKTKPGACAPG is encoded by the coding sequence ATGATCGTATCGGACCGCCTGACGCTGGTGCCAGCCACGGTCGCGCTGGCCCGTGCGGAGCTCGCCGACCGCGGCGAGTTCGCCCGCCAACTCGACGCCGTGGTGCCCGACAACTGGCCCCCGGAATCCGCCGCCGACGCACTGCCGCTTTTCCTGAGCTGGCTCGAAGCCGCACCCGACCGCGTCGGCTGGTTCGGCTGGTACGCCCTGGCCCGCGACGCCGGTCCGCCAGTGCTGGTCGGCGGGGGCGGGTTCCTCGGGCCGCCGCAAGACGGAGCGGTTCAGATCGGCTACTCGCTGCTGCCCGAGTTCCAGCGGCGCGGGTATGCGACGGAAATGGTGAACGGCCTGGTTCGCTGGGCGTTCGGCCAGCCGGGGGTGGAGGTGATCGCGGCCGAAACGGAGTGGGCCAACCCCGCGTCAGTGCGGGTGCTGGAAAAGGTGGGGTTCACGCCCGCAGGGTCGGCGGCAGAGCCGGGCGGAGCGCGGTTTGAGTTGCGTCGCAAAACGAAACCGGGGGCTTGCGCCCCCGGCTAA
- a CDS encoding Clp protease N-terminal domain-containing protein, protein MDDIFLPSGRLSPDILDEATATVLRESLAHTRATNWDSVRTPHLFMGLLAAPDSGVSSWAGRLGADLPGLLDQFRDLFNQENAEPVPPLLLNREFLSDNVIRLLRDAHGRAADSGRDRVTPMDLLITLFTTPNSIVAECFERIGVTAAKLTELAVLAERQAPA, encoded by the coding sequence GTGGACGACATCTTCCTGCCCAGCGGCCGCCTCAGCCCCGACATCCTGGACGAGGCCACGGCCACCGTCCTCCGGGAGTCGCTAGCCCACACCCGGGCCACCAACTGGGACAGCGTCCGCACCCCGCACCTGTTCATGGGCCTGCTCGCGGCGCCGGATTCGGGCGTGTCGAGTTGGGCCGGCCGCCTCGGCGCCGACCTCCCGGGCCTACTTGACCAGTTCCGCGACCTGTTCAACCAAGAGAACGCGGAGCCGGTTCCGCCGCTCCTGCTGAACCGCGAGTTCCTGTCCGACAACGTGATCCGGCTACTCCGCGACGCCCACGGCCGGGCCGCCGACTCGGGCCGCGACCGCGTGACCCCGATGGACCTGCTCATCACGCTGTTCACGACGCCGAACAGCATCGTGGCCGAGTGCTTCGAGCGGATCGGCGTGACGGCGGCGAAGCTGACCGAGCTAGCCGTACTGGCGGAGCGCCAGGCGCCGGCGTAA